A single genomic interval of Chloroflexota bacterium harbors:
- a CDS encoding MFS transporter, producing MTEVAPPGRAGGRAEGNAVSWNAFLSIYFPAMLLALGTGVALPAIPRIAKSFDVSFGLASFVVTSFLIGGMVGTLPTGWVIDRFGRRPVMIAGPILTAAMALLVMTAQSFPELLIYRFFDGWAAQMWLLARLARISFGAASSQRGRQVTWMYGMDNVGRLAGPLVGGLIAATWGDRSPFAAYAVLALLALIPTVKLAPEIRPVQVERSRSAPSQTRRPSLREIVLPRLQYFGVAFFSAMARGPIFAGVMHLYAAFAYNLDAQAIGVLATTTSVMALPVSFTSGWLMDRFGRKITMVPGFLGVSLTMLGVAATAFLQLPLGWYVAAFLCAAAAQSLTGGSVQTIGADVAPDGARGMFLGLWRFTAQIGTAASPSIFAFLADHSGYGFSFVYVAMAAAVVVVLLIAYVPDTRASHEPAPASVPVPAR from the coding sequence GTGACTGAGGTTGCGCCCCCCGGGCGAGCCGGCGGCCGTGCAGAAGGAAACGCAGTTTCGTGGAATGCGTTTCTGTCGATCTATTTCCCCGCGATGCTCCTCGCCCTGGGGACCGGCGTCGCACTGCCCGCCATCCCGCGGATCGCGAAATCGTTCGACGTGAGCTTTGGCCTTGCGAGCTTCGTCGTCACGTCATTTCTCATCGGGGGAATGGTCGGCACGCTGCCGACAGGATGGGTGATCGACCGGTTCGGACGCCGCCCGGTGATGATCGCCGGCCCGATCCTCACCGCCGCCATGGCCCTGCTTGTCATGACCGCCCAATCCTTCCCGGAGCTGCTGATCTATCGCTTCTTCGACGGTTGGGCAGCGCAGATGTGGCTTCTCGCCAGGCTGGCCCGGATCTCGTTCGGGGCCGCTAGCAGCCAACGTGGCCGGCAGGTGACGTGGATGTACGGGATGGACAACGTCGGCCGACTGGCGGGACCGCTGGTCGGCGGGCTGATCGCCGCGACGTGGGGTGATCGAAGTCCCTTCGCCGCGTACGCCGTCCTCGCCCTCCTGGCGCTGATCCCGACCGTCAAGCTGGCGCCGGAGATCCGGCCAGTGCAGGTGGAACGAAGCCGGTCTGCACCGAGCCAAACGCGTCGGCCCAGTCTGCGGGAGATCGTCTTGCCGCGCCTCCAGTATTTCGGCGTCGCGTTCTTCTCAGCCATGGCCCGCGGACCCATATTTGCCGGCGTCATGCACCTGTACGCGGCGTTCGCCTACAACCTCGACGCACAAGCCATAGGCGTCCTCGCGACCACGACGAGCGTCATGGCCCTTCCCGTGAGCTTTACCTCCGGGTGGCTGATGGATCGCTTCGGCCGCAAGATCACCATGGTGCCCGGCTTCCTCGGCGTGAGTCTCACGATGCTCGGCGTCGCGGCCACTGCGTTCCTCCAGCTCCCACTCGGCTGGTACGTCGCGGCGTTTCTCTGCGCCGCGGCGGCGCAGAGCCTCACCGGCGGCTCGGTGCAGACGATTGGCGCGGACGTGGCGCCCGACGGCGCACGCGGGATGTTTCTGGGTCTCTGGCGTTTCACCGCGCAGATCGGGACAGCCGCGAGCCCCTCAATCTTCGCCTTTCTGGCCGACCACAGCGGCTACGGCTTCTCGTTCGTCTACGTCGCCATGGCGGCGGCTGTCGTCGTCGTGCTGCTCATCGCCTACGTGCCCGACACGCGGGCGAGCCACGAGCCGGCGCCAGCGTCCGTCCCTGTCCCCGCTCGTTAA
- a CDS encoding ABC transporter substrate-binding protein → MGRGILWVLRDRVRWHASRAFVLLVTALVGCTTTPASVGQSTAPRDTGQADRPLVILVGVEPATVATRGFVQKGAGLHVALRIFNALPTLIDARGQPQPELLASIPALHTDTWQVFPDGTMRTLYTLRPNLTWHDGEPLTANDFEFAWHVYSTPELGLASQPPMSSITDLEVLDREHFVINWSVPYPDANTLSLYNREFPPLPQHILAGAFDQMASTGRDAFATNSFWGPEYIGAGPYRMQQWQQGGSIDAIRFEGYPLGAPKIARIQLRFGNDQNVVMATLLSGEAHVATDSSIAQAAETLRAQWAQTNDGAVFRWPNAWHATAFQLRPDLANPNAILDVRVRKAIAHAIDKQAINEAVYAGQAIFADTPIWEGSAWGEALDDSITTYPYDPRTTEALMSQAGFVKGSDRFYQGADGRLSLELVTNQNPDFVREILVMADGLGRAGFDIQQKVLPSAQSRDGQVRATFPSMFTSNTNLGDSALNYLAISQIPSQANRWVGGNRGGWVSPEFDRILSSFNTTLDRGERVDLVRQMLRIYSDDLPLVSLFFSAQPFAYVRGLTGPAIAVPESNLAWNVYEWEFR, encoded by the coding sequence ATGGGACGGGGGATCCTGTGGGTACTTCGCGACAGGGTGCGGTGGCACGCGTCCCGCGCATTCGTGCTTCTGGTCACCGCTCTGGTTGGATGCACGACCACACCCGCAAGCGTCGGCCAATCAACAGCGCCGAGGGACACGGGGCAGGCAGACCGCCCGCTGGTGATTCTGGTCGGCGTGGAACCGGCCACGGTCGCAACGAGGGGATTTGTCCAGAAGGGAGCAGGCCTCCACGTCGCGCTGCGCATCTTCAACGCGCTGCCCACCCTCATCGATGCCCGGGGCCAACCTCAACCCGAGCTGCTCGCAAGCATCCCCGCGCTCCACACCGATACGTGGCAGGTGTTTCCCGATGGCACCATGCGCACTCTGTACACCTTGCGGCCCAATCTCACGTGGCACGACGGCGAGCCGCTCACCGCGAACGACTTCGAGTTCGCCTGGCACGTGTATTCCACGCCCGAGCTTGGCCTCGCCAGCCAGCCGCCCATGTCGTCGATCACAGACCTGGAAGTTCTCGATCGCGAGCACTTCGTGATCAACTGGAGCGTGCCCTACCCCGATGCCAACACCCTCTCGCTGTACAACCGGGAGTTCCCCCCGCTCCCGCAGCACATCCTGGCGGGCGCTTTCGATCAGATGGCGTCGACCGGTCGCGATGCGTTCGCCACCAATTCGTTCTGGGGACCCGAATACATAGGAGCGGGACCCTACCGCATGCAGCAATGGCAGCAGGGCGGGTCCATCGACGCGATCCGGTTTGAAGGCTACCCGCTGGGCGCGCCAAAGATCGCTCGCATCCAGCTGCGATTCGGGAACGATCAGAACGTGGTGATGGCGACGCTGCTTTCGGGGGAGGCGCACGTGGCGACGGACAGCTCGATCGCCCAGGCTGCCGAGACCTTACGGGCGCAGTGGGCCCAGACGAACGATGGCGCGGTCTTTCGCTGGCCCAACGCCTGGCACGCCACGGCCTTCCAGCTTCGCCCCGATTTAGCAAATCCGAACGCCATTCTCGACGTCCGCGTACGAAAGGCAATCGCGCACGCCATCGACAAACAGGCGATAAACGAGGCCGTGTACGCGGGCCAGGCGATCTTCGCCGATACGCCCATCTGGGAAGGCTCGGCATGGGGCGAGGCCCTGGATGACTCCATCACGACGTATCCGTATGATCCCCGAACCACTGAGGCGCTGATGAGTCAGGCCGGCTTCGTCAAAGGGAGCGACCGCTTCTACCAAGGAGCGGACGGGCGGCTGTCGCTCGAGCTGGTCACGAATCAGAATCCCGATTTCGTTCGCGAGATTCTCGTGATGGCCGATGGGCTCGGTCGCGCGGGGTTCGATATTCAACAGAAGGTGCTCCCGTCCGCGCAGTCGCGGGATGGGCAGGTCCGCGCGACATTCCCTTCGATGTTCACGAGCAATACAAACCTGGGTGATTCCGCGCTGAACTACCTGGCGATTAGCCAGATCCCCAGCCAGGCGAACCGATGGGTTGGAGGCAATCGCGGTGGCTGGGTCTCCCCGGAGTTTGACCGGATCCTCAGCAGCTTCAACACCACGCTGGATCGCGGAGAGCGCGTGGACCTGGTGCGTCAGATGCTTCGCATTTACAGCGACGACCTACCGCTGGTGTCGCTCTTCTTCAGCGCGCAGCCGTTCGCCTACGTTCGAGGGTTGACAGGTCCCGCTATCGCCGTTCCGGAGTCGAACCTCGCATGGAACGTGTACGAGTGGGAGTTCAGGTAA
- a CDS encoding amidohydrolase family protein, giving the protein MARSYPIISADSHLQIAAERWTWRVPPKYRDCAPKTIQLPDGTDATVVLDGRPEMCTAGLSGLPYEKRTPNLGRFDSAPGRGSPQQRLQEQDIDGVDGEIMYASPAGADSYRRIKAKDVAAYAAVIHAYNEFLAEEYCTASPHRLMAMGMIPDSGIDDAVAELEYCAASGLKGVCLTRYPSGQEYPTPEDDRFWERALELNMPLTAHMYLAGAGADAGHPPFPLPWEQAGLPYDLRDVARGLDPFSKFTMYAVRGAGNAVQMIFDGLFERFPGLRFYFAETMVGWLPHFLETLDDQYQRHISWSSRYLGVRKLDRMPSEYVREHFYWGFMKNPVGVRMRHEIGVNRMMWANDFPHAESDWPESQQAIEVTFAGVPEDERAQMLSGNVCDFFHLDPEAYLSA; this is encoded by the coding sequence ATGGCTCGCAGCTATCCGATCATCTCAGCCGACTCACACCTGCAGATCGCCGCGGAGCGCTGGACCTGGCGCGTGCCACCCAAGTACCGCGACTGCGCCCCGAAGACGATTCAGCTGCCGGACGGGACCGACGCGACGGTCGTGCTGGATGGCAGGCCCGAGATGTGTACCGCTGGTCTTTCGGGCCTTCCGTACGAGAAACGGACGCCCAACCTCGGTCGATTCGATTCAGCCCCCGGTCGAGGGAGCCCTCAGCAGCGGTTGCAGGAGCAAGATATCGACGGGGTCGACGGGGAGATCATGTACGCATCGCCCGCTGGGGCCGACTCCTACCGACGGATCAAGGCGAAGGACGTCGCGGCCTATGCGGCCGTGATCCATGCCTACAACGAGTTCCTGGCGGAGGAGTACTGCACGGCATCGCCGCATCGGCTGATGGCCATGGGGATGATTCCGGACTCCGGGATCGATGACGCGGTGGCGGAGCTGGAGTACTGCGCCGCCAGCGGCCTGAAGGGCGTCTGCCTGACGCGGTATCCCAGCGGTCAGGAGTATCCCACGCCCGAGGACGACCGCTTCTGGGAGCGCGCGCTCGAGCTGAACATGCCTCTGACCGCGCACATGTACCTTGCCGGGGCCGGGGCAGATGCTGGCCACCCGCCATTCCCACTCCCGTGGGAGCAAGCCGGGCTGCCGTACGATCTGCGGGACGTGGCCCGGGGCCTCGATCCCTTTTCGAAGTTCACGATGTACGCGGTGCGCGGCGCCGGAAACGCCGTCCAGATGATTTTCGACGGATTGTTCGAGCGCTTCCCCGGTCTGCGCTTCTACTTCGCCGAGACGATGGTGGGCTGGCTGCCTCACTTCCTGGAGACGCTCGACGACCAGTACCAGCGTCACATCTCCTGGTCGTCGCGCTATCTGGGCGTGCGCAAGCTCGATCGGATGCCCAGCGAGTACGTGCGCGAGCACTTCTACTGGGGATTCATGAAGAATCCGGTCGGCGTACGCATGCGCCACGAGATCGGTGTCAACCGCATGATGTGGGCGAACGATTTCCCCCACGCGGAGAGCGATTGGCCGGAGTCGCAGCAGGCGATCGAGGTGACGTTCGCGGGGGTGCCGGAAGACGAGCGGGCCCAGATGTTGAGCGGCAACGTCTGCGACTTCTTCCACCTCGATCCGGAGGCTTACCTCTCGGCCTGA
- a CDS encoding VOC family protein, with amino-acid sequence MESPFIVESLDHIVLRVRDLEKSIAFYEMFGGRTAATGAVNTPMALGPATRVLLHHEPNYTPRPDGQNLQHLALFLRTDRSIDELLDYVRAHGAKPWDGPKDVGRGWIQFRVNDPDGNEIELRVTQAER; translated from the coding sequence GTGGAGAGCCCATTCATCGTCGAGAGCCTCGATCACATCGTGCTGCGCGTTCGAGATCTGGAGAAGTCGATCGCCTTCTATGAGATGTTCGGGGGTCGCACCGCTGCGACCGGCGCCGTCAACACGCCCATGGCGCTTGGTCCCGCGACCCGCGTGTTGCTCCATCACGAGCCCAACTACACGCCGCGGCCGGACGGGCAAAATCTCCAGCACCTCGCCCTGTTTCTCAGGACCGATCGCAGCATCGACGAGCTGCTGGACTACGTGCGCGCCCACGGCGCCAAGCCGTGGGACGGCCCGAAGGACGTGGGCCGCGGCTGGATCCAGTTCCGCGTCAATGACCCGGACGGCAACGAGATCGAGCTGCGGGTCACTCAGGCCGAGAGGTAA
- a CDS encoding ATPase, T2SS/T4P/T4SS family, with product MKTRIVANLERRPGAATKSGMRQHIRELFDQIVESQTIELSESALESLFEVIVADLIGLGPLEPFVRDPTVEEVLVIGPQQVYIREGGKFHLTDVQLDNESQVRLFIDRLVASDGQRVDESNPVWLGSLSDGSRVSVAIPPVSARGSVIAIQRPRTEQLSASDLLGREFLTGEMVALLRACVMAKLNIVVTGPPGAGKTTLLNLLCSFIPAGEFVTMVGRGPTLLGDAPVVALEERPADASGHGEIGATQLLRNALALRPDRIVLAQCTGPEALDMLEAMTRGVRGWLTAVEGASPTQALGWVQHLASSAGTHATPSAIREWIAACVDVVVHVDRGGDGARKVTSISQVAGLDAAGQLALNDAFRFEIPHDGAAAGRFVETGQGSGLIRRLHDAGITLPD from the coding sequence GTGAAGACCAGAATCGTCGCCAATCTGGAGCGCCGCCCGGGCGCCGCCACCAAGTCCGGCATGCGCCAGCACATCCGCGAGCTCTTCGACCAGATCGTGGAAAGCCAGACGATCGAGCTATCCGAATCGGCGCTGGAAAGCCTGTTCGAAGTCATCGTCGCGGACCTCATAGGCCTGGGCCCCCTCGAGCCGTTCGTGCGGGACCCGACCGTCGAGGAGGTCCTCGTCATCGGGCCGCAGCAGGTCTACATCCGGGAGGGGGGCAAGTTCCATCTCACGGACGTGCAGCTCGACAACGAATCCCAGGTTCGCCTCTTCATCGACCGATTGGTCGCGTCGGATGGGCAGCGCGTGGATGAGTCCAACCCCGTCTGGCTCGGCTCGCTGTCCGATGGCAGCCGCGTGTCCGTGGCGATCCCGCCGGTGTCCGCGCGTGGGTCCGTCATCGCCATCCAGCGACCGCGGACCGAGCAGCTGAGCGCCAGTGACCTGCTCGGGCGCGAATTCCTCACCGGCGAGATGGTGGCGCTGCTGCGTGCCTGCGTCATGGCGAAGCTCAACATCGTCGTGACCGGCCCACCCGGCGCGGGAAAGACGACGCTATTGAATCTCCTCTGCTCGTTCATTCCCGCGGGGGAGTTCGTTACCATGGTCGGGAGGGGCCCCACTCTGCTCGGCGACGCCCCGGTGGTCGCTCTGGAAGAACGGCCTGCTGATGCGAGTGGCCACGGCGAGATCGGAGCGACTCAACTCCTCCGCAATGCCCTGGCCCTCCGTCCCGACCGAATCGTTCTTGCTCAGTGCACTGGCCCCGAGGCGCTGGATATGCTGGAGGCCATGACTCGCGGCGTCCGGGGATGGCTGACGGCGGTCGAGGGCGCATCGCCGACCCAAGCCCTCGGCTGGGTGCAGCACCTCGCGTCATCCGCCGGTACCCATGCCACACCGTCCGCTATCCGTGAGTGGATCGCCGCGTGCGTGGACGTGGTCGTCCACGTGGACCGAGGGGGCGACGGAGCGCGCAAGGTCACCAGCATCAGCCAAGTCGCCGGGCTCGACGCGGCCGGCCAACTCGCGCTCAACGACGCATTCCGATTCGAGATACCGCATGATGGGGCGGCCGCCGGGCGATTCGTTGAGACCGGTCAAGGCTCCGGCCTGATTCGTCGACTGCACGACGCGGGGATCACCCTCCCGGATTGA
- a CDS encoding Rieske 2Fe-2S domain-containing protein — protein sequence MLSKEENELITRTGPGTPGGEMFRRFWLPACLSSELPEPDGDPVRVRLLGEDLVAFRDSRGRVGLMPENCPHRGAALYFGRNEEGGLRCLYHGWKCDVDGNLLDTPCEPEGSVVRDRVKADVYPVHEQGGVIWAYLGPRGTRPPFPDFHWTLVPAPNRSIKKVFEECNYLQSLEGSMDRSHNPVLHDGRDIMRYPDEQAHLRQKPRRVEVVDTRYGLVHVATQPDPRDPGGGKAVSARPFVVPFTSYVTGPESGNWGDASCDVGAHPWGVHLFVPADDYSNWYYEIRYHPSMEVDQIEPDRFLVVGVDIDESGRKIKRRLENRYLQDRGAMRAKRTFSGIPGRPHEDMAMIESMGPIYDRTREHLGLADVVTIRLRQRLLDAVRAVQDGREPPGLDPTIPYDRLAVFSRVVPSDTPWQAAGMDIGDAAALPASALR from the coding sequence ATGCTGTCCAAGGAAGAGAACGAGCTCATCACCCGAACCGGACCTGGAACGCCCGGCGGGGAGATGTTTCGGCGATTCTGGCTGCCGGCCTGCCTGTCGTCCGAGCTACCGGAGCCGGACGGTGACCCAGTCCGTGTCCGACTGTTGGGGGAGGACCTGGTCGCCTTTCGCGATAGTCGCGGACGGGTCGGGCTGATGCCCGAGAACTGTCCGCATCGCGGAGCGGCGCTGTATTTCGGGCGCAACGAGGAAGGCGGCCTGCGCTGTCTCTACCACGGGTGGAAATGCGACGTCGACGGGAATCTCCTCGACACGCCGTGTGAGCCCGAAGGGAGTGTCGTCCGGGACCGCGTCAAGGCTGACGTGTACCCAGTGCACGAACAGGGGGGCGTGATCTGGGCCTACCTTGGGCCCCGCGGAACACGGCCGCCATTCCCCGATTTCCATTGGACTCTGGTGCCGGCGCCGAATCGGTCCATCAAGAAAGTCTTCGAGGAGTGCAACTACTTGCAGAGCCTCGAAGGCTCCATGGACCGCTCCCACAATCCGGTCCTGCACGATGGGCGCGACATCATGCGGTATCCGGATGAACAGGCCCATCTGCGTCAGAAGCCCCGCCGCGTCGAGGTTGTCGATACACGATACGGCCTGGTTCACGTGGCGACGCAGCCTGATCCTCGAGACCCGGGGGGCGGGAAGGCAGTCTCCGCTCGGCCGTTCGTCGTGCCATTCACCTCGTACGTCACCGGTCCCGAATCGGGAAATTGGGGCGATGCGAGCTGCGACGTGGGCGCGCACCCGTGGGGTGTGCACCTGTTCGTCCCAGCGGATGACTACAGCAACTGGTACTACGAGATTCGCTACCATCCCAGCATGGAGGTAGACCAAATCGAGCCGGATCGCTTTCTGGTGGTGGGCGTCGACATCGACGAGTCCGGGCGGAAGATCAAGCGTCGGCTGGAGAATCGGTACCTGCAGGACCGAGGTGCGATGCGGGCCAAACGCACGTTCTCCGGCATTCCCGGCCGACCCCACGAGGATATGGCGATGATCGAGTCCATGGGGCCGATCTACGACCGAACACGAGAGCATCTGGGGCTGGCCGACGTGGTCACCATTCGGCTTCGGCAGCGCCTGCTGGACGCGGTGCGAGCGGTACAGGACGGACGAGAGCCCCCTGGCCTCGATCCTACGATCCCATACGACCGGCTCGCCGTCTTCAGTCGAGTCGTGCCGAGCGACACGCCCTGGCAGGCGGCCGGAATGGACATCGGTGATGCGGCCGCGCTCCCGGCGAGCGCGCTACGGTAG
- a CDS encoding glycosyltransferase family 87 protein translates to MDQNWLPRTVCRPLLAVRGASPAVSRFRTLWLAYRSRWSPAGCINAAALALATIYGLVILQGVVRDGLYAWAGSDFRAYRAAAEVAHDYGYAKVYDLQLLGAFESHLVGFSEPGQFRTNFVTVDVPYLPAYLVLFQPLLLVDWTTGFAIWSALSLAAITAYLLVLKRSTGIHSSRSIGLAVVLSFPSLYSLRWGQVNPFLLIALGEFLRLGMRGADYRSGLWLGALLVKPQTLILFAPALVIAHRWRMLLGLLTMAVAVILVSLAVGGVEALASEAQLILSYSADGITAQPSIMPNWRGMAVRLATQIPPTIAWSVAITGMLLTAMCALSLWHRARRPHSRAFATMTLGTLAATCSVTWYSLIDTGLLLSAPLFYLAGRGRLPVRIAAAWILAPYLALFAAAIDLSLNPIAPFLANLLLVTWSALTFHRSAVPESTAMAHEVEWSTDVPLG, encoded by the coding sequence ATTTCGGACGCTGTGGCTTGCTTATCGCTCACGGTGGTCGCCCGCGGGATGCATCAATGCCGCGGCTCTCGCGCTCGCCACGATCTACGGCCTGGTCATTCTCCAGGGCGTCGTGCGTGACGGCCTCTATGCGTGGGCCGGTTCCGATTTCCGGGCCTATCGAGCCGCCGCGGAGGTGGCGCACGATTACGGCTATGCCAAGGTCTACGACTTGCAGCTGCTCGGCGCCTTCGAGAGCCACCTCGTCGGCTTTTCGGAGCCAGGGCAGTTCCGCACGAATTTTGTCACCGTGGACGTGCCCTATCTCCCCGCCTACCTGGTCTTGTTCCAGCCGCTGCTCCTCGTCGATTGGACGACCGGATTTGCGATCTGGAGCGCCCTGAGCCTCGCGGCGATCACGGCCTATCTCCTCGTGCTCAAGCGATCCACGGGGATCCATTCGTCGCGCAGCATCGGGCTCGCCGTCGTGCTCTCGTTTCCGTCCTTGTATTCATTGCGGTGGGGCCAGGTGAACCCTTTTCTGTTGATCGCGCTCGGAGAGTTCCTCCGACTCGGGATGCGTGGGGCAGACTACCGGTCGGGTCTCTGGCTAGGCGCGCTTCTCGTCAAACCCCAGACGTTGATCCTCTTCGCACCGGCTCTGGTCATCGCCCATCGATGGCGAATGCTCCTTGGACTCCTCACCATGGCTGTCGCCGTCATCCTCGTCTCTCTGGCGGTCGGAGGTGTCGAGGCCCTCGCGAGCGAGGCCCAGCTCATTCTGTCGTACTCGGCGGACGGCATCACGGCGCAGCCAAGTATCATGCCGAACTGGCGAGGCATGGCCGTTCGGCTTGCGACGCAGATCCCGCCGACGATTGCCTGGTCGGTCGCGATCACGGGCATGCTGCTCACCGCCATGTGTGCGCTGTCCCTGTGGCACCGAGCACGACGCCCTCATTCACGCGCATTCGCGACAATGACGCTCGGGACCCTCGCGGCGACCTGCAGTGTGACGTGGTATTCGCTTATCGACACCGGCCTGCTACTCAGCGCGCCACTCTTCTACCTGGCCGGCCGGGGACGCTTGCCCGTGCGCATCGCCGCCGCGTGGATTCTCGCCCCGTACCTTGCCCTCTTCGCGGCCGCCATCGATCTCAGTCTCAACCCGATCGCGCCGTTTCTCGCCAATTTGCTCCTCGTCACGTGGAGCGCGCTCACATTCCACCGGTCTGCGGTCCCTGAGTCCACAGCGATGGCTCACGAGGTGGAGTGGTCGACGGACGTACCTCTCGGGTGA